The Anaerolineae bacterium genome window below encodes:
- a CDS encoding kinase/pyrophosphorylase, with amino-acid sequence MKQKKTCCPPIYVVSGGMGVSGEQLVRTALAQFEGAKVEVSIVPHVRQMEQIETVVEQAASNNGLIIHTLVDVDLRQAMMRLARDRNVVAIDPMGRLLSHLAHVLGQEPVGQPGLYRQLRQDYFERVEAIEFTMQHDDGLKPDGWLQAEIVLLGVSRTGKTPLSMYLAVRGWKVANVPLVKEIPPPPQLFLVDCRRVVGLTIDPGQLISHRQQRQRRLGVQGESAYTDPAELYEEVKAARQLFCQNGFAIVDVTDKPIEECADEVIALMNRRLKVKTLD; translated from the coding sequence ATGAAGCAAAAGAAAACCTGTTGCCCGCCGATTTATGTTGTTTCCGGGGGAATGGGCGTTAGCGGCGAGCAGTTAGTCCGTACGGCGCTGGCTCAATTTGAGGGCGCCAAGGTGGAGGTGAGCATTGTGCCCCACGTGCGGCAGATGGAACAAATTGAAACGGTGGTGGAACAAGCGGCCAGCAACAATGGCCTCATCATCCACACCCTGGTTGACGTAGACTTACGCCAGGCGATGATGCGTTTGGCGCGCGACCGGAATGTGGTGGCCATTGATCCCATGGGCCGGTTGCTGTCTCACCTGGCCCATGTGTTAGGCCAGGAGCCGGTGGGCCAACCCGGCTTATACCGCCAGTTACGACAGGACTATTTTGAGCGGGTTGAGGCGATTGAGTTCACCATGCAACATGACGATGGTCTGAAACCCGACGGCTGGTTGCAGGCCGAGATTGTGTTGTTGGGCGTGTCGCGCACGGGCAAGACTCCTTTGAGTATGTACCTGGCGGTGCGAGGCTGGAAGGTAGCCAACGTCCCTCTGGTTAAGGAGATACCGCCGCCCCCCCAACTATTCCTGGTAGACTGCCGGCGAGTGGTGGGTCTGACCATTGATCCGGGCCAACTCATCTCCCATCGCCAGCAGCGCCAGCGGCGGCTGGGCGTGCAAGGCGAATCGGCCTATACTGATCCGGCCGAATTGTACGAGGAAGTCAAAGCCGCCCGCCAACTTTTTTGCCAGAACGGATTCGCTATTGTGGATGTCACCGACAAACCCATCGAGGAATGTGCCGATGAAGTGATTGCTTTGATGAACCGGCGGCTGAAGGTAAAAACGCTTGATTAA
- a CDS encoding 4Fe-4S binding protein has product MSEDVYRKLAQRLDTIPNGFSPTESGVELRLLAKIFSPAEAALACVLRLTLEPAADIAARTGEDPAQTYQTLKKMSRQGQIRANRQAGQLVFGLMPFAVGIYEEQLSRLDAELAALFEQYYQETQGGSLTHDLPAIHRVIPVEESIPVDIEIFPYERASELLAGAKSWAVRDCICRVQQQLVGKGCDRPVENCLIFAPVENAFASSGVNRAITKEEAFRILREAEAAGLVHSAGNYRHEHFYICNCCPCCCGIMRGVAEFGLATAVAHSDFLAVVEPEICAGCGDCLERCHFGALAIPAEVCLVDPTRCVGCGLCATVCSTGALHLERRTEGDVPPPPADLTAWMVQRAEERHISMADI; this is encoded by the coding sequence ATGTCTGAAGATGTCTATCGTAAATTGGCGCAACGGTTGGATACTATCCCCAATGGCTTTTCGCCCACCGAGAGCGGGGTGGAACTGCGCCTGCTGGCCAAGATATTTTCACCGGCTGAAGCGGCCCTGGCCTGCGTGCTGCGCCTCACGTTGGAGCCGGCGGCTGATATTGCCGCGCGGACCGGTGAGGACCCCGCCCAAACCTATCAAACCCTCAAAAAAATGTCTCGCCAGGGACAGATCCGGGCGAATAGGCAAGCGGGCCAGCTTGTTTTTGGACTGATGCCCTTTGCGGTGGGCATCTACGAAGAGCAGTTGTCTCGCCTGGATGCGGAGCTGGCCGCCCTGTTTGAACAATACTACCAGGAGACTCAGGGCGGTAGTCTGACCCACGATCTTCCGGCTATTCACCGGGTCATCCCGGTGGAGGAATCAATCCCGGTTGACATAGAAATTTTTCCCTACGAACGAGCCTCGGAACTGTTAGCCGGGGCCAAATCCTGGGCGGTGCGCGACTGCATTTGCCGCGTCCAGCAGCAGCTTGTGGGCAAAGGTTGCGACCGCCCGGTTGAAAATTGCCTGATCTTTGCCCCGGTGGAGAACGCTTTTGCCAGCAGTGGGGTGAATCGGGCCATCACCAAAGAAGAAGCCTTTCGCATTCTGCGCGAGGCTGAAGCGGCCGGGCTGGTCCACTCCGCCGGCAATTATCGCCATGAGCATTTTTACATTTGCAACTGTTGTCCCTGCTGCTGCGGAATCATGCGCGGCGTGGCCGAGTTTGGCCTGGCTACGGCCGTGGCTCATTCCGATTTTTTGGCCGTGGTAGAGCCTGAAATATGCGCCGGTTGCGGCGATTGCCTGGAACGCTGTCATTTTGGGGCGCTCGCCATCCCCGCGGAGGTGTGTTTGGTTGACCCTACGCGTTGCGTAGGCTGCGGGTTATGCGCCACAGTTTGTTCCACAGGCGCCTTGCACCTGGAGCGCCGGACTGAAGGTGATGTCCCCCCTCCACCGGCCGATCTCACCGCGTGGATGGTCCAACGCGCCGAGGAGCGCCACATTTCAATGGCCGACATTTAA
- a CDS encoding hydrogenase iron-sulfur subunit, whose amino-acid sequence MMTKHNPVAEAWPEIVVLYCQHCLSNGAKIALAAEKVNGLHLKTVMMPCSSKVQVAELFKILDNGADGVEVVACPEHTCQFLVGSRRAEKRIAYAQGLLQQAGISRERLGLSRGAELSAEQLIERAVARAEAVRTPGKKGDAP is encoded by the coding sequence ATGATGACGAAACACAATCCTGTAGCTGAAGCCTGGCCGGAAATTGTGGTGCTGTATTGCCAGCATTGTCTTTCCAACGGCGCCAAGATTGCTCTGGCGGCCGAAAAAGTGAACGGCCTTCATCTGAAAACTGTGATGATGCCGTGCAGTAGTAAAGTTCAGGTGGCGGAGTTGTTCAAGATTCTGGATAACGGGGCCGACGGCGTTGAGGTGGTGGCCTGTCCTGAACACACCTGCCAATTTCTGGTGGGCAGCCGCCGGGCGGAAAAGAGAATCGCCTACGCCCAGGGGCTTCTGCAGCAAGCCGGGATTAGCCGCGAGCGATTGGGCCTCAGCCGAGGCGCCGAACTTTCGGCTGAACAATTGATCGAAAGAGCCGTGGCCCGGGCCGAGGCGGTGCGGACGCCTGGGAAAAAAGGAGATGCCCCGTGA
- a CDS encoding methylenetetrahydrofolate reductase C-terminal domain-containing protein: MIFAEWKPIDEIMNLLNGYHKVLLVGCATCVAECAAGGEKEVETLAPLLSLSYKEKGQAVEILACTLEKQCEWEFVEDLAEKAGQVDAILSLACGIGVQALAERFADKPVFPGVNTAALAIREKPGAWAARCAACGDCVLGDTFGYCPITRCAKSLLNGPCGGTRPNGKCEIDEETDCVWNLIVERAAERGQLDSLARIRKAKNWSNSRHGGPKQVIREDMRQ; the protein is encoded by the coding sequence GTGATTTTTGCAGAATGGAAACCCATTGATGAGATAATGAACCTGCTCAACGGTTACCACAAGGTGCTGCTGGTGGGCTGCGCCACGTGTGTGGCGGAATGTGCCGCGGGCGGGGAAAAAGAAGTCGAGACGCTGGCCCCGCTGCTCAGTCTCTCCTACAAAGAAAAGGGCCAGGCCGTAGAGATATTGGCCTGCACCCTTGAAAAGCAGTGCGAGTGGGAGTTTGTGGAGGATTTAGCCGAAAAGGCCGGGCAGGTTGACGCTATCCTCAGTTTGGCCTGTGGCATCGGGGTTCAGGCCCTGGCTGAACGTTTTGCGGATAAGCCGGTTTTTCCGGGAGTCAATACGGCCGCCCTGGCCATCCGGGAGAAGCCGGGGGCCTGGGCGGCTCGCTGCGCCGCTTGCGGCGACTGCGTTCTCGGCGACACGTTTGGTTATTGCCCCATCACGCGCTGCGCCAAAAGCCTGTTGAATGGACCGTGCGGGGGCACGCGGCCAAACGGAAAATGCGAAATTGACGAAGAGACTGACTGCGTTTGGAACCTCATTGTGGAACGCGCGGCCGAACGGGGCCAACTCGACTCTCTGGCCAGGATACGAAAGGCCAAAAATTGGTCGAACTCCCGGCATGGCGGACCCAAGCAGGTGATTCGGGAGGATATGAGACAATGA
- a CDS encoding methylenetetrahydrofolate reductase, with the protein MTLKSGSNLERVLVAGHFAVTVEVGPPRGPDSAAFRKKAEVVQGMADAYNVTDNQTAVVRMSSIAASKILMEQGLEPVMQMVCRDRNRIAIQSDLLGAWVLGIRNCLCLSGDHQSAGAGGKLKGHPGAKNVYDIDSIQLLSVLQGLGSGVQEGGDSLESPASFFIGAAWTPLAPPEKFRTIRLAKKVEAGADFIQTQAVYDLGRFKQAMRRANEAGLTDRVAILPGIIFPKSAGMLKYMQANVPGVEVPEEMIARLQSAARPREEGLQIALELINGVKEIPGVKGVHLQAIEAEHLLPELIEQAGLLPRP; encoded by the coding sequence ATGACGTTAAAATCCGGCAGCAATTTGGAACGGGTGCTGGTCGCAGGACATTTTGCGGTAACGGTTGAAGTGGGTCCGCCCAGGGGGCCTGATTCCGCAGCGTTCAGGAAAAAGGCAGAGGTAGTCCAGGGGATGGCTGACGCATACAACGTGACCGATAACCAGACCGCCGTGGTCAGGATGTCGAGCATCGCGGCCTCCAAAATCTTGATGGAGCAAGGTTTGGAACCGGTCATGCAGATGGTCTGCCGCGACAGGAACCGGATTGCCATCCAGTCCGACCTGCTCGGCGCGTGGGTTTTGGGCATACGGAACTGTCTCTGCCTCTCGGGCGACCACCAGAGCGCCGGGGCCGGGGGCAAGCTCAAGGGACATCCGGGGGCCAAAAATGTTTACGATATTGACTCGATCCAACTGCTATCGGTTTTGCAGGGCCTCGGGAGTGGTGTCCAGGAAGGTGGCGACTCTCTCGAGTCGCCGGCCTCTTTTTTTATCGGCGCGGCGTGGACACCGCTGGCTCCCCCGGAGAAATTCAGGACGATCCGGCTGGCCAAAAAGGTTGAGGCCGGGGCAGACTTCATCCAGACCCAGGCCGTGTACGACCTGGGCCGTTTTAAGCAGGCCATGCGCCGGGCAAATGAAGCCGGACTGACGGACAGGGTGGCCATTTTGCCGGGCATCATTTTCCCCAAGAGCGCGGGCATGCTGAAGTATATGCAGGCTAACGTGCCCGGGGTGGAAGTGCCCGAGGAAATGATCGCGCGGTTGCAATCCGCGGCCAGGCCCAGGGAAGAAGGTCTCCAGATAGCCCTCGAATTGATCAACGGTGTGAAAGAAATTCCCGGCGTTAAGGGAGTGCACCTACAGGCTATCGAGGCCGAACACCTACTGCCGGAATTGATAGAACAAGCGGGATTGTTGCCGAGGCCCTAA
- a CDS encoding 4Fe-4S binding protein, whose product MSIKYQVHVAETPPRFVPIAKLNAMETEGCLGCRICVKRSACVYDVYRKKEFNPSQVVDTTDVLCINCMRCVQECKKNILARTRNPQYERMGDSYWRPGLIASIWQQAQNGKIPVSGAGYRGPFCGPGFDSMWTDMSEIVRPTRDGIHGREYISTVIELGRKPGYLKFNADGSLATDGPLFVEIPIPVVLRLPRVGFVKQGAKESIASAAGKLGTFASMPFTDAVNGLKGHRDHLMVHFDPARDDAHQLPGFRMVEIPYLDSLKEVIATIKAVDSNIIISVKIPLDENAGERAVVLAEDGVEMLHLEADRNGHGLGQKRDRFMIELVQAVHFALLEKSLRDEITVLVSGGMAMAEHVAKIIACGADGAILDTVLLVALECRLCGDCADRVRCPVDIDDVPVEFGTQRIVNLLGAWHAQLIEVMGAMGLREVRRLRGELGRVMFFEDLEKDNFGPVFGERKRSLDETLQDAFEQAAPSAGQDIGRPEHQFALTSGQVKACPTRFRNSLGIYKVVRTSDCIACGKCAEVCPYGVHVKAGQKMLAPRSHLCRGFDVCRGTEHFCLNHCPTNAIRIGLDPMWNAFGDPRWTAALLIATWKQAETGYPPEEKIEYKVGSSGGGFDRICLKFPDGEGPTEFGPADVDLSVPLNRRTGDDRPDVTIGIPMYGGGMSFGSISLDTILARARAFATFDSFTCTGEGGYPDALEPYKDHVITQVATGLFGVREETIQRTRIVEFKYAQGAKPGLGGHLLGDKNTPAVAKMREAVQGFPLFSPFPFHSVYSVEDHKKHVDWAKEINPRALISVKVSGASDVDMVAVGSYYAGAHIVHLDGSYGGTGAAPDIAKKNIAMPIEYAVPKVHQFLIEEGVREEITLAASGGIRTAWDLVKIIALGADVVVIGTVELVALECIRCGACESGRGCPRGIATTDPELAAMYSQDWAAQRLVNLFHAWSIQIQHILWRLGMRSIRELVGRFDLLEHLDYLTAGALHGSGSLKGNRG is encoded by the coding sequence ATGTCAATCAAGTATCAAGTTCACGTAGCAGAAACTCCGCCAAGATTCGTGCCCATTGCCAAACTCAACGCCATGGAAACGGAAGGTTGTTTGGGCTGCCGGATATGCGTGAAGCGGAGCGCGTGTGTTTACGACGTCTACCGGAAAAAGGAATTCAACCCGTCTCAGGTGGTGGATACCACGGATGTTTTGTGTATCAATTGTATGCGCTGCGTGCAAGAATGTAAAAAGAACATCCTGGCCCGGACTCGTAACCCCCAATACGAGCGAATGGGTGATAGCTACTGGCGTCCGGGCCTGATTGCCAGTATCTGGCAACAAGCGCAAAACGGCAAGATACCGGTTTCCGGGGCCGGGTATCGCGGCCCTTTCTGCGGGCCGGGTTTTGACTCTATGTGGACAGACATGTCTGAAATTGTCCGCCCGACCCGGGACGGCATCCACGGCCGCGAGTATATCAGCACCGTGATTGAACTGGGCCGCAAGCCCGGCTATCTCAAGTTCAATGCAGATGGCAGTCTGGCGACAGATGGACCGCTTTTTGTTGAAATTCCCATCCCCGTCGTGCTTCGCTTGCCGAGGGTTGGGTTTGTCAAACAAGGCGCGAAAGAGTCGATTGCCAGCGCGGCGGGAAAACTGGGTACGTTTGCCAGCATGCCGTTTACTGATGCGGTCAATGGCCTCAAGGGGCACAGAGACCACCTCATGGTTCACTTTGATCCGGCCCGCGACGATGCCCACCAATTGCCGGGATTCAGGATGGTTGAGATTCCATATCTGGATAGTTTGAAAGAAGTAATTGCCACAATTAAGGCTGTTGACAGCAATATCATCATTTCGGTGAAAATTCCGTTGGATGAAAATGCCGGTGAGCGGGCCGTCGTCTTGGCTGAAGATGGGGTCGAAATGCTGCACCTTGAAGCCGACCGTAACGGTCACGGCCTGGGTCAGAAGCGGGACCGGTTCATGATCGAGCTGGTTCAGGCAGTCCACTTCGCCCTGCTCGAAAAATCGCTTCGAGATGAAATTACGGTTCTTGTTTCCGGCGGGATGGCTATGGCGGAGCATGTCGCCAAGATCATCGCCTGTGGCGCGGACGGCGCGATCCTCGACACAGTCCTCCTGGTCGCCCTGGAATGTAGACTGTGCGGTGACTGTGCAGATAGGGTCAGGTGCCCCGTAGACATTGACGATGTGCCGGTTGAGTTTGGAACCCAGCGCATTGTTAATTTGCTGGGGGCCTGGCATGCCCAACTCATCGAGGTCATGGGCGCTATGGGCCTGCGGGAAGTGCGGCGGCTGCGGGGGGAATTGGGGCGGGTGATGTTCTTTGAGGACCTGGAAAAGGACAATTTTGGGCCGGTATTTGGGGAACGAAAACGTTCGCTTGATGAGACCCTTCAGGACGCTTTCGAGCAGGCAGCGCCGTCTGCCGGGCAGGATATAGGCCGGCCGGAGCACCAATTCGCGCTTACGAGCGGGCAAGTAAAAGCGTGTCCGACCCGTTTCAGGAACAGCCTGGGCATCTATAAGGTGGTCAGGACCTCTGATTGTATTGCTTGTGGTAAGTGTGCGGAGGTTTGTCCTTATGGGGTGCATGTCAAGGCGGGGCAGAAGATGCTGGCTCCCCGTTCTCATCTCTGTCGCGGCTTTGATGTGTGCCGGGGGACGGAACATTTTTGCCTGAATCATTGCCCGACGAACGCCATCAGGATTGGGCTTGATCCTATGTGGAATGCGTTCGGCGACCCTCGCTGGACCGCGGCCCTGCTCATAGCCACCTGGAAGCAAGCGGAAACAGGCTATCCGCCCGAGGAAAAGATCGAATACAAGGTCGGTAGTTCAGGCGGCGGGTTTGACAGAATCTGCCTCAAGTTTCCAGATGGAGAAGGGCCAACTGAATTTGGCCCTGCGGACGTTGACCTCAGCGTGCCGCTCAACCGGCGCACCGGCGATGATCGGCCGGACGTTACCATCGGGATACCCATGTACGGCGGCGGGATGAGTTTTGGCTCTATCAGCCTTGATACGATCCTGGCCAGAGCCAGGGCCTTTGCCACGTTTGATTCATTCACCTGCACCGGTGAGGGCGGCTACCCGGACGCGCTTGAGCCGTACAAGGATCATGTTATCACCCAGGTGGCCACCGGGCTTTTCGGGGTCAGGGAAGAGACTATTCAGCGCACCCGGATCGTTGAGTTCAAATATGCCCAGGGCGCTAAGCCGGGCCTGGGCGGCCATCTGTTGGGCGATAAAAATACGCCGGCGGTGGCCAAAATGCGGGAAGCCGTCCAGGGTTTTCCGCTGTTCTCGCCGTTCCCTTTCCATTCAGTCTACTCTGTGGAAGACCACAAAAAGCACGTGGACTGGGCCAAGGAGATAAACCCCCGCGCGCTGATCTCGGTGAAGGTCTCCGGCGCGAGTGACGTGGACATGGTGGCGGTGGGCAGTTATTACGCGGGCGCGCATATTGTTCATCTTGACGGCAGTTATGGCGGCACCGGCGCAGCGCCCGACATCGCCAAAAAGAATATTGCCATGCCCATTGAATACGCGGTGCCCAAAGTGCACCAGTTTCTCATCGAAGAGGGGGTTCGAGAGGAAATTACCCTGGCCGCCTCGGGCGGCATTCGGACGGCTTGGGACCTGGTAAAAATCATCGCCCTTGGGGCGGACGTCGTTGTCATCGGCACTGTGGAGTTGGTGGCTTTGGAGTGTATCCGCTGCGGCGCGTGCGAGAGTGGCCGCGGCTGTCCCCGCGGGATAGCCACAACGGACCCGGAACTGGCGGCGATGTATTCTCAGGACTGGGCCGCGCAGAGGTTGGTCAATCTTTTTCACGCCTGGTCCATTCAGATTCAGCATATCCTGTGGCGGCTGGGGATGAGGAGTATCCGGGAGTTGGTCGGTCGTTTTGATTTGCTTGAGCACCTGGATTATTTGACGGCAGGCGCTCTACACGGGTCGGGCAGTCTGAAGGGTAATCGTGGATGA
- a CDS encoding glutamate synthase, which yields MKHFTKQLIASKRKLVADASRLGGNPEAEGGCGVVGFAASVPVGGRNIFEASIQMHNRGNGKGGGIAAAGLVFEQVGVDADTLQNDYILQIALLKPEVEQAVEDGFISPDLRIDYRGKIKTLADYRAIGLEVRPPDVMRYFVRVKEAALARFAEENGLTDAPPRLVEDEFIYQNSFKLNQRFYASLGEKQAFVMSHARNLVIFKIVGYAEQVMQYYGLADMQAYVWIGHQRYPTKGRVWHPAGAHPFIGLNEALVHNGDFANYFSIVEYLRQHNVVSQFLTDTEVSVLTFDLLNRTFGYPLEYVIEALAPTTELDFDRLPDEKKKIYRAVQSSHIHGSPDGPWFFIIARSNPDQDTYQLIGITDTAMLRPQVFALQAGDVSIGLIASEKQAIDATLQTLAREDSRFWPIADRYWNARGGSHTDGGAFAFTVSGSKLSCADKFGQAITCPPGDWRFDRSVEPEAPEGYPEIVAKIEAAADGTVSEVFNLIVSRITGWEFSHLRWLTGKLVDLAGRDAASFAWVMALLCLLNDRRYDCGRMRRSMVVQLVREAIEAILNAVPLICENGRSHVRRVDWQTRAALRAPKVNETTLVIYAHDFPPEGDECDARLLVSARELGWKKFIVYGLKGQRFTGCGFGPGSDEVRLDIFGSSGDYLASGIDGMEIQVHGNGQDQLGQIMKRGKLVVYGDVGQAFMYGAKGGEVYVLGNAAGRPLINAVGKPRVVINGTCLDFLAESFMAGDPLNGGGFVVLNGVRFDDRGNVEALENPYPGANLFSLASGGAIYVRDPDHKLVPDQLNGGEFAELTDDDWHLILPYLEANEKYFGISIEHDLLTVAGVRKSPQTVYRKIQPRR from the coding sequence ATGAAACACTTCACCAAACAACTCATTGCTTCTAAACGCAAACTTGTAGCCGATGCGTCGCGTTTGGGTGGTAATCCCGAGGCCGAAGGCGGCTGCGGGGTAGTGGGTTTTGCGGCCAGTGTGCCAGTAGGCGGTAGAAATATCTTTGAAGCTTCCATCCAGATGCACAATCGGGGCAACGGAAAAGGCGGCGGCATTGCGGCGGCGGGGCTGGTATTTGAGCAGGTCGGGGTGGACGCTGACACCTTGCAGAACGATTACATCCTGCAAATAGCCCTGCTCAAGCCGGAGGTGGAACAGGCGGTTGAGGACGGGTTTATTTCCCCCGACCTGCGCATAGACTACCGGGGGAAGATCAAGACCCTGGCTGATTATCGGGCTATTGGCCTTGAGGTGAGACCGCCGGACGTGATGCGCTATTTTGTCAGGGTCAAGGAAGCTGCCCTGGCCCGTTTTGCAGAAGAGAATGGTCTGACGGACGCCCCCCCGCGTTTGGTTGAGGACGAATTTATCTACCAAAACAGTTTTAAGCTGAACCAGCGCTTCTACGCTTCTTTGGGTGAAAAGCAAGCGTTTGTGATGTCCCACGCCCGCAACCTGGTGATCTTCAAAATCGTCGGGTACGCCGAACAGGTGATGCAGTATTACGGGTTGGCAGATATGCAGGCTTACGTGTGGATCGGTCACCAACGCTATCCAACCAAAGGGCGGGTCTGGCATCCGGCCGGCGCGCACCCCTTCATCGGGCTTAACGAAGCCCTGGTGCACAACGGCGACTTTGCCAATTATTTCAGCATTGTGGAATACTTGCGGCAGCATAACGTGGTCTCCCAGTTTTTGACGGATACCGAAGTGTCGGTGTTGACCTTTGATCTGCTCAACCGCACGTTCGGTTATCCCCTGGAATACGTGATCGAAGCGCTGGCCCCAACCACGGAGCTTGACTTTGACCGTTTGCCAGATGAGAAGAAGAAAATTTACCGGGCCGTTCAGTCCAGTCATATCCACGGGTCTCCTGACGGCCCCTGGTTCTTTATTATTGCCCGCAGTAACCCTGACCAGGACACCTATCAACTCATCGGCATTACCGATACCGCCATGTTAAGGCCGCAGGTGTTTGCGCTCCAGGCAGGCGACGTATCTATTGGCCTGATCGCCTCGGAAAAGCAGGCCATTGATGCCACGTTGCAAACCCTGGCCCGGGAGGATTCTCGGTTCTGGCCGATTGCTGATAGATACTGGAATGCTCGCGGCGGCAGTCATACGGATGGCGGCGCGTTTGCCTTCACCGTGAGCGGATCAAAACTATCCTGCGCAGACAAGTTTGGCCAGGCCATTACCTGCCCGCCGGGAGACTGGAGATTCGACCGGAGTGTTGAACCTGAAGCGCCGGAAGGCTACCCTGAAATTGTTGCGAAAATCGAGGCGGCGGCGGACGGAACTGTCTCTGAAGTCTTTAACCTGATCGTGAGCCGGATCACCGGCTGGGAGTTTAGCCATCTACGCTGGCTGACCGGCAAGCTGGTTGATCTTGCTGGCCGTGACGCTGCCAGTTTTGCCTGGGTTATGGCGCTGCTCTGTCTCCTTAACGACAGGCGGTATGACTGCGGACGTATGCGCAGAAGCATGGTGGTGCAGTTGGTCAGGGAAGCCATTGAGGCGATCCTGAATGCAGTGCCGCTGATTTGCGAAAACGGTCGCAGTCATGTGCGCCGGGTAGATTGGCAAACTCGCGCTGCGCTTCGCGCGCCAAAAGTCAATGAGACGACCCTCGTTATTTACGCCCATGACTTTCCGCCGGAGGGCGACGAGTGCGACGCGCGTCTATTGGTGTCCGCGCGTGAACTTGGCTGGAAAAAGTTTATCGTGTACGGTCTCAAAGGGCAGAGATTCACCGGCTGCGGTTTTGGCCCTGGGTCGGACGAGGTCCGGCTGGACATCTTTGGCAGTTCGGGCGACTATCTGGCCTCCGGTATTGACGGTATGGAAATCCAGGTGCATGGCAACGGCCAGGACCAACTGGGCCAGATCATGAAGCGCGGCAAGCTGGTGGTTTATGGAGACGTAGGTCAAGCCTTTATGTACGGGGCTAAGGGGGGAGAGGTGTATGTTCTGGGTAACGCGGCCGGCCGGCCGCTGATCAACGCTGTGGGCAAACCGAGGGTCGTGATCAACGGCACGTGCCTTGATTTCCTGGCCGAGTCCTTTATGGCCGGCGATCCGCTGAATGGCGGTGGCTTTGTGGTTTTGAACGGGGTCCGGTTTGACGACAGGGGAAATGTTGAGGCGCTTGAAAATCCGTATCCCGGCGCCAACCTGTTTTCTCTGGCCTCAGGTGGGGCAATTTACGTGCGAGACCCTGATCACAAACTCGTGCCAGACCAGCTCAATGGCGGCGAATTTGCCGAGCTAACGGATGATGATTGGCATCTGATTCTCCCCTATCTTGAGGCCAACGAGAAATATTTTGGCATCTCCATCGAGCACGACCTGTTGACCGTCGCTGGGGTCAGAAAATCGCCTCAAACAGTTTACCGGAAAATTCAGCCTCGCCGGTGA